Proteins encoded together in one Anoxybacillus flavithermus window:
- a CDS encoding NFACT family protein, which yields MSFDGVFTYAMTKELQRTLVGGRISKIYQPFPHELVLHIRSYGNNYKLLLSAHPTYARIHLTNEVYDHPSEPPMFCMLLRKHIEGGVIEAITQVDFDRIIIIHVKARNELGDVCTKQLIIEMMGRHSNIILVDAQTNTIIDSVKHLSPAVNRYRTVLPGAPYISPPSHNKLNPLDATEETVLKKIDFLAGKLADQLVATFMGISPLFAREAVHRAGLANRTTLPKSFMSLIAEVRNEAFTPCIYRGQKEIFYALPLTHMDGEVQSFDTLSEMLDRFYFGKAERDRVKQQAHDLERFVANEKAKNEKKLLKLEKTLEEAKQAEQYRLYGELLTANLYAVKRGMKEVEVVNYYDENGATVTIPLDEQKTPSENAQSYFQKYQKAKNSLAIVQEQIERTKEEIVYFDTLLQQLETASSKDIEGIRDELIEQGYLRARATKQKKQKPRTIELERYISSDGTEIFVGKNNKQNDYLTNKFASKDDIWLHTKDIPGSHVVIKSKQPSEQTIIEAAHLAAYFSKARHSSSVPVDYTRVRYVKKPSGAKPGFVIYENQQTVYVTPDEELVVRMKKPV from the coding sequence ATGTCGTTTGACGGAGTATTTACATATGCGATGACAAAAGAATTGCAGCGCACGCTTGTCGGGGGGCGCATTTCAAAAATTTATCAACCGTTTCCACATGAATTAGTACTTCATATTCGTTCGTACGGAAACAACTATAAACTGTTATTATCTGCTCATCCTACTTATGCGCGCATTCATTTAACCAATGAGGTGTACGATCATCCATCAGAGCCGCCGATGTTTTGTATGCTTCTCCGTAAACATATCGAAGGAGGCGTCATCGAAGCGATTACGCAAGTCGATTTTGATCGCATCATCATCATTCACGTGAAAGCAAGAAATGAGCTTGGTGATGTATGTACGAAGCAACTCATTATTGAAATGATGGGCCGCCACAGCAACATCATTCTCGTCGATGCACAGACGAATACAATCATCGACAGCGTCAAACATCTTTCACCTGCTGTGAACCGCTATCGAACGGTGCTGCCGGGGGCGCCTTACATTTCGCCGCCATCACACAACAAACTGAATCCGCTTGATGCGACGGAAGAAACGGTGTTAAAAAAAATCGATTTTCTCGCTGGAAAATTAGCCGATCAACTCGTCGCCACATTTATGGGCATTTCTCCGCTGTTTGCGCGCGAAGCTGTTCATCGGGCAGGGCTAGCTAATCGGACGACGCTACCGAAAAGTTTTATGTCACTCATCGCAGAAGTGCGAAATGAAGCATTTACTCCGTGTATATATCGCGGACAAAAAGAAATATTTTACGCTTTACCTCTTACGCATATGGACGGGGAAGTGCAGTCGTTTGACACATTAAGCGAGATGCTTGACCGCTTTTATTTCGGAAAGGCCGAACGCGACCGTGTCAAACAACAAGCACACGATTTAGAGCGATTTGTCGCGAATGAAAAAGCGAAAAATGAGAAAAAGCTGTTGAAATTAGAAAAAACGTTAGAGGAAGCAAAGCAGGCGGAACAATATCGACTATATGGGGAATTGTTAACCGCAAATCTTTATGCAGTCAAACGCGGAATGAAAGAAGTGGAAGTTGTTAACTATTACGACGAAAATGGTGCAACGGTCACGATTCCACTTGATGAACAAAAAACGCCATCGGAAAACGCGCAAAGCTATTTTCAAAAGTATCAAAAAGCGAAAAACTCGCTTGCGATCGTCCAAGAGCAAATCGAACGCACAAAAGAAGAAATCGTGTATTTCGATACGCTATTGCAGCAGCTAGAAACCGCCTCGTCAAAAGATATTGAGGGCATTCGCGACGAATTAATCGAACAAGGATATTTGCGCGCCAGGGCGACAAAACAGAAAAAACAAAAACCGCGCACGATTGAACTTGAACGCTACATCTCAAGCGACGGAACGGAGATTTTTGTCGGCAAAAACAATAAACAAAACGACTACTTAACAAACAAATTCGCAAGCAAAGACGACATTTGGCTTCATACGAAAGACATTCCGGGTTCGCACGTCGTGATTAAAAGTAAACAACCGTCGGAACAAACGATCATCGAAGCTGCCCATTTAGCCGCCTACTTTAGCAAAGCGCGCCACTCGAGCTCCGTCCCGGTCGACTACACGCGCGTCCGCTACGTTAAAAAACCGAGCGGTGCCAAACCGGGCTTTGTCATT